Genomic DNA from Nonomuraea rubra:
GCCAGGCCCGCCACAACCGCGCGTACCGGCCGTCCAGGGCCACCAGCTCCTCGTGGGTGCCCTGTTCCACGACCTGTCCCGCGTCCAGCACGGCGATGCGGTCCGCCGCCACCGCCTGGGTGAGCCGGTGCGCCACGAACAGCGCGGTACGGCCCCGGCACGCGGCCAGCACGGCCCGCTCCAGCTCGGCGGCGCCCTGGCTGCCCGCCTCCGCCGTCGACTCGTCCAGCACCACCACCGGTGCCCGGCCCAGGATCAGCCGGGCCAGCGCGAGCTGGGCGACCTTGCCGCCGTCCAGGCGCTCGCCGCCCTCGCCCACCACGGTGTTCAGCCCGTCGGGCAGCGCCGCGACCCACGGTTCGGCGTCGGCCGTGCGCAGGGCGTCCATGAGCTCGGCGTCCGTCGCCTCCGGCGCGGCCAGCCGCAGGTCGTCGGCGAGCTTGCCGGAGAACACGTGCGTCTCCTGCGTCAGGATGCTCACCAGCACCCGCGCCCCCGCCTCGTCCAGCCCGGCCAGGTCGGTCGAGCCGATGCGCACCGTCCCGGCCTGCGGGACGCCGATGCCCGCGACCAGCGCGGCCAGCGTCGACTTGCCCGCGCCCGTCGCTCCCACCAGCGCGAGGGAGCCGCCCGCCGGAATCTGCAGGTTCACCTCCCGCAGGACCGGCCGCTCGGACCCGGGGTAGCCGAACGTCAGCCCCTCCACCGTCACCGGGTACGGCCCCGCGCCCGCCGGTGCGACGGCCGCCCCGCCCACCAGCCGCTCCTCCGCAGGCTCGCCCAGCACCCCGACCAGCCGGGTCAGGCTCGCGCCCGACTTCTGCGCCTCGTCGAAGGTGAACATGATGGCGCCCAGGGGGTTGAACAGCCGGTGGAACAGCAGCGGCGCCACCGACGCCTCGCCGAGGGTGACGGCGCCGGCCTCCAGCAGCACGTACCCGGTGACGATGATCAGGACCAGCCCGATGAACTCGGCCCGGTTCTCGCGGCCGACGAACCGGCCGAAGAAGCGGAACACCTCGATGCCGAGATCGCGAACCCGCCACGACTCGCGGGCGACCCGCTCGCGGAAGACGCTCTCCATCCGGTACGCCCGGACGGTGCCGATCCCGTTCAGCCCGCTGATGAGCGCCTGCGCCCGGTCGGCCTGGGCCTCGCGCTGCGCCCGGTAGAGCGGCGCGGACCTGGGCAGGTACCAGCGCAGGGCCAGCGCGTACGCGGGCAGCGCCGCGGCGCCCGCCAGCCCCAGCCGCCAGTCCAGGCCGAACATGCCCACCGTGGCGATGGCGACCAGCACCCCCGCCGAGAACACGGTGGGAACGGCCTGCCGGATGCCCTTGGACACCACGGCCACGTCGTCACCGACCCTGGACAGCACGTCACCGTGGCCGACCTGCTCGATCCGGGCGCTCGGCATGCCCAGCACGGCCCGCACGGCGCCTTCCCGCAACCGCGCGAGCAGCTCCGCGCCCAGCCGCCCGATCAGGTACGCCGACGCCGCCGTGGCCGCCGCGCCGAGCAGCGCGGCGGCGACCAGCAGCACCCCGACCGTGACCAGGATGGAGTGCGGCTCGCCCGCGACCACCCCGTCGACCACCCGGCCGAGCAGCAGCACGGGCACCACCTGGAGCGCCGCCCCGGCCACGGTGGTGGCGGCGGTGGCGGCCGTCAGCCAGGGCGCCTCACGGCAGGCCGCGGCGACCCATCGGGCGGCCTCGCGTCCGGTGGCCGTGCGCAGCGCGGCGCGAACCTCCTTGCTGTTCACCCGCTCACATCCGTGCCGAAGCGGGCCGGGGACAGGGCTCGTGCACCGGCGTCATCCCTGGCCGACCGACTTGACGAGCTCGTCGATCGCGTACGGCAGCGACAGCAGCGTGCTCTGCGAGATGGCCGCGCCGACGGCCGGGCCCTCGCTGTCGAGCAGGTACGACACCTTGCCGTTCTTGACCGCGGGCAGGTTGGCGAACAGCTCGAACTTCTTCAGCGCCGCCTGGTCGGCCTGGTCCGCGATGACGAAGAGGCGATCGACGTCGATGAGGTCGATGCGTTCTGGGGACAGCACGGTGTAGAAGCTACCGCCCGCGATCTTGTCGATCTCCGGCTGCCCCTTGAACCCGATGCCCGTGACCAGCCGCCCGCGCACGTCGGTGGTGGTGAAGGGGGCGACCGAGTTCTTGTACCAGGACAGCGCGACGGCGGTCTGATCGGCGAACTCCGGATGCGCGGCGCGGGCCGCGTCGAGCTTGGCCTGGATGTCCTGGACCAGCTTCGCGCCCTCGTCCGCCTTGCCGAGCGCCTTGGCGATGTGCAGCGCGTTGTCCTGCCACGGGGCGCTGAACGGCTCCGTCTCGGTCTTGGTGCGGCCCACCGTCGGGGCGATCCTGGTGAGCCGGTCGTAGGCGGCCTGGTCGATCTCGGAGTACACCGCGATGATCAGGTCGGGCCGCAGCGCGGCGATCTTCTCGTAGTTGGGGCCGGAGTCCCCGTTGGTCATGACGACCTCGGGCCGGGTGCCGCCCCACCTGTCCTTCACCCAGGGCCACTGGGTGTTGATGTCGGGGGACCGGCCCGGCGGGTTCGGGTACTGGTCGACCATGCCGACCGGCTTGATGCCGAACGCCAGGATGGCCTGGTCGTCGGTGTAGCCGACGGAGACGACCCGCTGCGGGGCCTGGGTGATCTGCGTGGAGCCGAACGCGTGCTCCACGGTGACCGGGAACGCGCCACCGGTGGTGGGGGCCGCGCTGCCGGCCTCCGGCTGGGGAGCCGGGCCGGAGCCGCAGGCCGCGACGAGGATCGCGGCGGACAGTGCCACCGCCGAACGCCGTAGGGCCGTCAGGGTCGTTCCTGGTGAAGGCATCGGGGTCCCTTGCTGTCCGCTGCGGTCTCGAGCGCCAGGGAAACCGTAACACGTCGATATTAGGTAAGGCTAACCTTGCCTAGCGGTCTCTTCTGAGGTTCGCCCGTACTAGCAGGTAGACGAGGAAGGGGCCGCCGATGGCGGCGGTGACCACCCCGACGGGCAGGCCGACCGGCAGTGCCGTACGGGCCACCAGGTCGGCGCCGATCAGCAGCAGCGCGCCCGCCAGCCCCGAGGCCAGGAGCGGCGGGGTGGCGTGCCGCGCCAGGCGCATCGCCACCTGCGGCGCCACCAGCGCGACGAACGGGACGGGCCCCGCCGCGCTCACCGCCACCCCGGCCAGCAGCACGGCGCACAGCAGCAGGACCGCCCGCACCAGCGCGTAACGCACGCCCAGGCTCGCGGCGACCTGGTCGCCGAAGTGCATCGGCCTGAGGGGGAAGGCGAGGTAGGCGACCACGGCCAGCAGGGCGAGCGTGCACCACAGCGCCACCAGGACCTCGCCCCACGAGCGCTCGTCCAGCGAGCCGATCAGCCACGCCTGGGCCCTGGCCACGTCCCGGATGTCGGCCGTGACCAGCAGCCAGGTGGTGATCGCCTCCATCACGGCGCTCACCGAGATGCCGATGAGGATGAGCCGCAGCCCCTCGATCCCGCGCCGCCAGGCCATGAGGTACACCAGCAGGCCGGTGCCGAGGCCGCCCGCGAGCGCGGCCCCGGACAGGCCCACGGTGCCGGTGATCGCCGCGGCGGCCCCGCCCGACACCGTCACCAGGAACACCGAGACCGCGCTCGCGCCGCTGGTGATCCCCAGCACGTCGGGGCTGGCCAGCGGGTTGCGCGCGATGGACTGCGTGATCGCCCCCGACAGCCCCAGCGCGACCCCGACGACGAGCCCGGCCAGGGCGCGCGGCATCCGCAAGTCCATGATCACGAACTCGTCGACCCGCTCGCCCCGCCCGAAGATCGTGGCGATCACCTGGGGCAGGCCGATGGGGAAGTCCCCGACGCCGATGGACAGGCAGAACACCAGGAACGTCGCGCCCGCCAGCAGCAGCGTGACGGCCAGCAGCCAGGGCCGCCACACGAACGACGCCCGGCCGAGCCGCACGCCCGGCGCCACCGTACGCCTCGCCGCCGTCTCGCTCATGTGTTCCTGAACTTCCCGCGCCACACCAGCACCGCGAAGAACGGCGCGCCCGCCAGCGCGACCACCACCCCCGCCTGCAACTCGCCCGGCCGCGTCACCACGCGCCCCACGATGTCGCAGGCCAGCAGGACGACGGCGCCCAGCAGTCCCGCGTACGGCACCAGCCAGCGATAGTCCGCCCCCGTGAGGTACCGGGCCACGTGGGCCACCATGAGCCCGAGGAACGCGATGGGCCCGCAGGCCGCCGTCGCCGCGCCCGCCAGCACGGTGATGGCGACGACGCCGGCGGTCCTGGTCAGCCTGGTGTTCACGCCCAGCCCCCCGGCCACGTCCTCCCCGAGGTTGAGCAGGTTGACGGCCGGCAGCGTGCTCAGTGCCAGCACCAGCCCGGCCGCGATGAACGCCGTCACCGGCCAGATGACGTCGAAGCCGACTCCGGCCACGGAGCCGGCGTTCCAGAAGCGCAGCGCGTTCAGCGACGCCGGGTCCGACAGCGCGATCGCCGTGGTCATCGCCGCCAGGAACACCGTGACCCCCTGCCCGGTCAGCGCGAGCGTCAGCGGGCTGCTCCCGCCCCTGCCGAGGCTCGACAGCCCGAACACGACGACCCCGGCGGCCGCCGCGCCGAGGAAGGCGAACCAGACGTACTGGAACGGGTTGGAGAGCCCGAACAGCATGATCACCGTCACCACGGCGAACGAGGCGCCGGAGTTCACCCCCAGCAGCCCCGTGTCGGCGATCGGGTTGCGCGTGAACCCCTGGATCAGCGCCCCACCGACGCCCAGCGCGGCGCCGGCCGCGATCGCGAGCACGGTCCTGGGCACCCGCACCGTCCGCAGGATGAGCGTGATCTCGCTGAGCCGCTGGTCGCCGCCCGGCGCCCCGAACAGCCCGTGCCACACCTCCCCGGGGCTCAACGCGCGCGCGCCGACGGCCAGCGACGCGGCGCCCACGACCGCGAGGACCGCCACGAGTGTGACCGCCCCCGCCGCGCGGCGCCGGTGCGCCCGCGCCGCCACGGAAGCTCCCATGCGAGGTTCGTCACCGCCGTCTCGATCAATCGATTTAGGTAAAGCTATCCTTAGTCGCCGATCGACGGTAGGGACGGACGGGGCTGCGATGGACGACACCTTCGCCAGGTTCGGGTTACCCGGTGAGCCGGGCAGCGAGGAGTTCTGGGCGGCGGCGACAGCGCGCGCGATGGTGCCCGCGATGGTGCCCGGCGGCGAAGGCGGCTGGACCGCCCTGTTCCTGTGGCGCGGCTCCCCGGCGAGCCTGGACTTCGAGAGCTGGTCGGAGCCGGTGCCGCTGCGCCGGTGGGGCGGCACCGACTGCTGGTACGCCGAGGTGTCCATGCCCGCGCGGCTGCGGGTGACGTACCAGCTCCGCACCGCCGACGCGGCGTACGCCGACCCGCTCAACCCCGTGGGCGCGGGCGGCGACCGGTCCATCGCCGCGACCCCCGACGCCCCCGCCCAGCCGCACTGGCCCGCCGTCGGCCCCGCCGACGTCCTGCCCCTGCCGCGCACCCGCCTGCGCTGGACCAGCGAACGGCTCGGCGGGCGGCGCACCGTGCGCGTGCATCCGGCGGGCGGCGGCGGGCCCGTGGTGCTGCTGCTCGACGGGGACGACTGGTTGTACCTGCACCCGGCCATGACCGCGTTCGACTCGGCCGTCGCCCAGGGCGACCTGCCTCCCGTCACGCTCGTCTTCGTGCCCGCCAGAGACAGGGGGGCCGAGTTCGCCTGCAGGCCCGAGCTGTGGGAGGCGATCAGGGACGAGCTGCTGCCACTGGTGGCGGAGAGCGGCGTGCCCGCCGACCGGGACCGGCTGGTGGTCGCCGGGCAGAGCCTCGGCGGGCTGAGCGCGATGTACGCGGCCCTGGAGTTCCCCGGGCTGGTGTCCGGCCTCGCCTGCCAGTCGGGGTCGTTCTGGTGGGCGCCCGGGGCGCCGGACCTGCCCGACCCCCTGGGCGGGCAGGTCGGCGGGGCCATCGCCGCCCGCCTGCGGGAACGCGCCGACCTGTCAGGGCTGCGGGTCGCGTTCGACGTGGGGGAGCACGAGCGGCGGATGCTGCCGCACTGCGAGCTGGTCGAGACCCTGACCGGGCGGGCCGGGGCCACGGTGCACGTCTCGCGCTCGGCCTCCGGCCACGACCGGGCGGGCTGGCGGCACGCCCTGCTCAGGGACGTCGCCTGGGTGCTCGCGGATGGTGGTGGCCCGGCGGCCGGGCCACCACGCGCTCACGGCTGACGGGTGAGGTAGCCGCCCATGGTGCGGAACACCTCGGTGGCGGGCAGGTCCCTGCCGTCCTCCGTACGCACCTGTTCGATCACCAGCCCGTGGCAGCGGCCGCGGCGAGCCTCGGCGCCAGCGACGATCACCACGCCGTCGCCCTCGCGGATGAAGACCC
This window encodes:
- a CDS encoding ABC transporter ATP-binding protein — its product is MNSKEVRAALRTATGREAARWVAAACREAPWLTAATAATTVAGAALQVVPVLLLGRVVDGVVAGEPHSILVTVGVLLVAAALLGAAATAASAYLIGRLGAELLARLREGAVRAVLGMPSARIEQVGHGDVLSRVGDDVAVVSKGIRQAVPTVFSAGVLVAIATVGMFGLDWRLGLAGAAALPAYALALRWYLPRSAPLYRAQREAQADRAQALISGLNGIGTVRAYRMESVFRERVARESWRVRDLGIEVFRFFGRFVGRENRAEFIGLVLIIVTGYVLLEAGAVTLGEASVAPLLFHRLFNPLGAIMFTFDEAQKSGASLTRLVGVLGEPAEERLVGGAAVAPAGAGPYPVTVEGLTFGYPGSERPVLREVNLQIPAGGSLALVGATGAGKSTLAALVAGIGVPQAGTVRIGSTDLAGLDEAGARVLVSILTQETHVFSGKLADDLRLAAPEATDAELMDALRTADAEPWVAALPDGLNTVVGEGGERLDGGKVAQLALARLILGRAPVVVLDESTAEAGSQGAAELERAVLAACRGRTALFVAHRLTQAVAADRIAVLDAGQVVEQGTHEELVALDGRYARLWRAWREAG
- a CDS encoding iron-siderophore ABC transporter substrate-binding protein; translated protein: MALSAAILVAACGSGPAPQPEAGSAAPTTGGAFPVTVEHAFGSTQITQAPQRVVSVGYTDDQAILAFGIKPVGMVDQYPNPPGRSPDINTQWPWVKDRWGGTRPEVVMTNGDSGPNYEKIAALRPDLIIAVYSEIDQAAYDRLTRIAPTVGRTKTETEPFSAPWQDNALHIAKALGKADEGAKLVQDIQAKLDAARAAHPEFADQTAVALSWYKNSVAPFTTTDVRGRLVTGIGFKGQPEIDKIAGGSFYTVLSPERIDLIDVDRLFVIADQADQAALKKFELFANLPAVKNGKVSYLLDSEGPAVGAAISQSTLLSLPYAIDELVKSVGQG
- a CDS encoding FecCD family ABC transporter permease, which encodes MSETAARRTVAPGVRLGRASFVWRPWLLAVTLLLAGATFLVFCLSIGVGDFPIGLPQVIATIFGRGERVDEFVIMDLRMPRALAGLVVGVALGLSGAITQSIARNPLASPDVLGITSGASAVSVFLVTVSGGAAAAITGTVGLSGAALAGGLGTGLLVYLMAWRRGIEGLRLILIGISVSAVMEAITTWLLVTADIRDVARAQAWLIGSLDERSWGEVLVALWCTLALLAVVAYLAFPLRPMHFGDQVAASLGVRYALVRAVLLLCAVLLAGVAVSAAGPVPFVALVAPQVAMRLARHATPPLLASGLAGALLLIGADLVARTALPVGLPVGVVTAAIGGPFLVYLLVRANLRRDR
- a CDS encoding FecCD family ABC transporter permease, which produces MGASVAARAHRRRAAGAVTLVAVLAVVGAASLAVGARALSPGEVWHGLFGAPGGDQRLSEITLILRTVRVPRTVLAIAAGAALGVGGALIQGFTRNPIADTGLLGVNSGASFAVVTVIMLFGLSNPFQYVWFAFLGAAAAGVVVFGLSSLGRGGSSPLTLALTGQGVTVFLAAMTTAIALSDPASLNALRFWNAGSVAGVGFDVIWPVTAFIAAGLVLALSTLPAVNLLNLGEDVAGGLGVNTRLTRTAGVVAITVLAGAATAACGPIAFLGLMVAHVARYLTGADYRWLVPYAGLLGAVVLLACDIVGRVVTRPGELQAGVVVALAGAPFFAVLVWRGKFRNT
- a CDS encoding alpha/beta hydrolase-fold protein, translating into MDDTFARFGLPGEPGSEEFWAAATARAMVPAMVPGGEGGWTALFLWRGSPASLDFESWSEPVPLRRWGGTDCWYAEVSMPARLRVTYQLRTADAAYADPLNPVGAGGDRSIAATPDAPAQPHWPAVGPADVLPLPRTRLRWTSERLGGRRTVRVHPAGGGGPVVLLLDGDDWLYLHPAMTAFDSAVAQGDLPPVTLVFVPARDRGAEFACRPELWEAIRDELLPLVAESGVPADRDRLVVAGQSLGGLSAMYAALEFPGLVSGLACQSGSFWWAPGAPDLPDPLGGQVGGAIAARLRERADLSGLRVAFDVGEHERRMLPHCELVETLTGRAGATVHVSRSASGHDRAGWRHALLRDVAWVLADGGGPAAGPPRAHG